The proteins below come from a single Polynucleobacter sp. MWH-UH23A genomic window:
- a CDS encoding propionate--CoA ligase — MSYKAHHERSIKDPDGFWGEQAKLIHWEKPFDKVLNYDNPPFAKWFEGGLTNLCYNAVDRHYKSNPNQLALVAVSTETNQEKAYTFKELYEEVNRMAAIYKANGIHKGDRVLIYMPMIAEACFAMLACARIGAIHSVVFGGFASHSLATRIDDAKPKMVVTAEAGMRGGKAVPYKPLLDEAITLATYKPEKVLIVNRGLSEFTTVSARDLDYASERQKHLNDIVPVEWVDATHPSYILYTSGTTGKPKGVQRDTGGYAVALMSTMNHIFCGKAGETMFCTSDIGWVVGHSYIIYGPLLNGMATIMYEGTPLRPDAGIWWELVAKYNVSVMFSAPTAVRVLKKQDPAFLTKHDLSTLRALFLAGEPLDEPTASWIHDAIKKPIVDNYWQTETGWPMLAIQRGVEVMPHKFGSPGVPSFGYNMKLLDDATSEELGADQKGVIAIEGPLPPGCMQTVWGDDKRFVSTYWETIPGKLIYSTFDWGIKDKDGYFFILGRTDDVINVAGHRLGTREIEESISSHPNISEVAVVGVEDKLKGQAAIAFVIPKDASKAENLEKECMKTVDAQLGAIARPSHVYVVTALPKTRSGKIVRRALQAVAEGRDPGDISTMEDQNVLAQIKTIIDQKAAA; from the coding sequence ATGTCCTATAAAGCACACCATGAACGCTCAATTAAAGACCCAGATGGATTTTGGGGTGAGCAGGCCAAGTTAATACACTGGGAAAAGCCATTTGATAAGGTTTTAAATTATGACAATCCTCCATTTGCAAAATGGTTCGAGGGAGGTCTTACTAATCTCTGCTACAACGCAGTAGATCGCCACTACAAATCCAATCCTAATCAATTAGCCCTTGTAGCGGTTTCTACAGAGACTAATCAAGAAAAGGCTTATACATTTAAAGAGCTATACGAAGAAGTAAATCGTATGGCAGCAATTTACAAAGCTAATGGTATTCATAAGGGCGATCGGGTTCTGATCTATATGCCAATGATCGCTGAGGCGTGTTTTGCGATGCTAGCTTGTGCACGTATTGGTGCTATTCATTCTGTAGTATTTGGTGGCTTTGCTTCGCATAGCTTGGCTACTCGTATTGATGATGCTAAACCCAAGATGGTGGTTACGGCTGAAGCAGGTATGCGCGGTGGAAAAGCGGTTCCATATAAGCCCTTGTTAGATGAAGCGATTACATTGGCCACATACAAGCCTGAAAAGGTATTGATTGTGAATCGCGGCCTTTCTGAGTTCACCACCGTCTCTGCAAGAGATCTCGATTACGCGAGCGAAAGACAAAAGCACCTGAACGATATTGTTCCGGTTGAGTGGGTTGATGCAACTCATCCTTCATATATTTTGTATACATCTGGTACAACCGGTAAACCAAAGGGAGTTCAGCGTGATACCGGTGGCTACGCAGTAGCATTGATGTCAACAATGAACCACATCTTCTGTGGCAAAGCTGGTGAGACCATGTTCTGTACCTCGGATATTGGTTGGGTTGTTGGTCATAGCTACATTATTTATGGCCCATTGCTCAATGGTATGGCAACCATCATGTATGAAGGAACTCCATTACGCCCTGATGCCGGCATCTGGTGGGAGCTCGTTGCTAAATACAATGTTTCTGTCATGTTCTCAGCGCCAACTGCTGTTCGTGTTTTAAAGAAACAAGATCCTGCATTCTTAACGAAGCATGATCTTTCTACCTTGCGTGCTTTGTTCTTGGCGGGAGAGCCCTTAGATGAGCCAACAGCAAGTTGGATTCATGATGCGATTAAGAAACCGATTGTCGATAACTATTGGCAAACTGAGACAGGTTGGCCAATGCTCGCGATTCAGCGTGGTGTTGAAGTCATGCCGCATAAATTTGGCTCACCAGGTGTTCCATCTTTTGGCTACAACATGAAATTATTGGATGACGCTACCTCAGAAGAGCTGGGCGCGGATCAGAAGGGTGTGATCGCCATCGAAGGTCCGCTACCTCCCGGATGTATGCAAACGGTTTGGGGTGATGACAAGCGATTTGTCAGCACTTATTGGGAGACGATTCCTGGTAAGTTGATCTACTCAACATTTGACTGGGGTATTAAAGATAAAGATGGCTACTTCTTTATTTTGGGTCGCACTGATGATGTGATTAATGTTGCAGGTCACCGTTTGGGAACCCGTGAAATTGAGGAGAGTATTTCTAGTCATCCCAACATTTCTGAAGTTGCGGTTGTTGGTGTAGAGGATAAATTGAAGGGTCAGGCAGCTATTGCATTCGTTATTCCAAAAGATGCTTCAAAGGCGGAGAATTTGGAAAAAGAGTGTATGAAAACCGTCGATGCTCAACTAGGTGCTATCGCTCGACCAAGTCATGTTTACGTTGTAACTGCTTTGCCAAAAACGCGTTCTGGCAAGATTGTTCGCCGCGCATTACAGGCTGTTGCCGAAGGACGAGACCCTGGTGACATTAGCACCATGGAAGACCAAAATGTCTTAGCCCAAATTAAGACCATCATCGACCAAAAAGCAGCTGCATAG
- the carA gene encoding glutamine-hydrolyzing carbamoyl-phosphate synthase small subunit, translating into MLPSFPPAVLALADGTIFPGFSIGAPGETAGEVVFNTALTGYQEIITDPSYSRQIVTLTYPHIGNVGVNAQDAESDQIHAAGLVIKDLPKRVSNFRSEASLDAYLTNAGVVGISGIDTRKLTRILRDKGAQSGAIVAGKLGDSHESLSAKALQLAKAFPGMAGLDLAKVVTTKKPYQWREAEWELSGPNGKPAYKSLDTSKPVKKVVAYDFGVKRNILRMLTERGCELTVVPAQTSAAEVLAMNPDGVFFSNGPGDPGPCDYAIAAAKEIIEKGVPTFGICLGHQIMGLAAGAKTLKMKFGHHGANHPVKDLDTGRVAITSQNHGFAVDANTLPSNVRVTHVSLFDGSLQGLAWKDKPALCFQGHPEASPGPHDIAYLFDRFVELMNAASKKGGK; encoded by the coding sequence TTGCTTCCTTCTTTTCCTCCTGCCGTGTTGGCCCTAGCTGACGGCACTATCTTCCCCGGTTTTAGTATTGGCGCCCCAGGCGAAACTGCTGGTGAAGTTGTTTTTAATACCGCCTTAACTGGCTATCAAGAGATCATTACTGATCCAAGTTATTCACGACAAATCGTGACTCTGACATACCCTCATATTGGTAATGTAGGAGTAAACGCCCAAGACGCGGAATCGGATCAAATTCATGCTGCAGGTTTGGTCATAAAAGACTTGCCTAAGCGGGTATCTAATTTTCGATCCGAAGCTAGCTTAGATGCTTATCTAACGAATGCAGGGGTTGTCGGCATCTCTGGAATTGATACTCGTAAGCTTACCCGCATCTTACGTGACAAAGGCGCTCAATCTGGCGCGATTGTTGCTGGTAAATTGGGTGACAGCCATGAATCTTTATCTGCAAAAGCCTTGCAATTAGCCAAAGCATTTCCTGGTATGGCCGGTCTTGATTTGGCGAAGGTTGTTACAACCAAGAAACCTTATCAATGGCGCGAAGCAGAGTGGGAGCTTAGCGGTCCCAATGGTAAGCCTGCTTACAAATCTTTAGATACATCTAAGCCTGTTAAGAAAGTAGTCGCTTATGACTTTGGTGTTAAGCGTAATATTTTGCGAATGCTCACAGAACGTGGATGTGAGCTCACTGTAGTACCAGCCCAAACTTCTGCAGCAGAAGTATTGGCAATGAACCCGGATGGAGTATTTTTCTCAAATGGCCCGGGCGATCCTGGTCCTTGTGATTACGCTATTGCTGCTGCTAAGGAAATTATTGAAAAAGGTGTTCCAACCTTTGGAATCTGTTTGGGTCATCAGATTATGGGTTTAGCTGCTGGCGCAAAAACCTTAAAAATGAAATTTGGTCATCATGGTGCAAACCACCCTGTAAAAGATTTGGACACTGGTCGTGTTGCTATTACTTCTCAGAATCATGGTTTCGCAGTCGATGCAAATACATTGCCAAGTAATGTGCGGGTAACCCATGTGTCTTTGTTCGATGGTTCTTTGCAGGGTCTAGCATGGAAGGATAAGCCAGCACTGTGTTTCCAGGGGCATCCCGAGGCCTCTCCAGGTCCTCACGATATCGCCTATTTATTTGATCGTTTTGTGGAGCTCATGAATGCTGCCAGCAAGAAGGGGGGCAAATAA
- the carB gene encoding carbamoyl-phosphate synthase large subunit, whose product MPKRSDIKSILIIGAGPIVIGQACEFDYSGAQACKALRDEGYKVILVNSNPATIMTDPEMADVTYIEPITWEVVERIIATEKPDAILPTMGGQTALNCALDLHRNGVLKKYGCELIGASPEAIDKAEDRQKFKDAMTKIGLGSAKSGIAHSMEEAHEVQQRIQRETGSSGFPVVIRPSFTMGGSGGGIAYNREEFEEICKRGLDLSPTHELLIEESLLGWKEFEMEVVRDRNDNCIIVCSIENLDPMGVHTGDSITVAPAQTLTDKEYQLMRNASIAVLREIGVDTGGSNVQFSINPVDGRMIVIEMNPRVSRSSALASKATGFPIAKIAAKLAVGYTLDELKNDITGGATPASFEPSIDYVVTKIPRFAFEKFPQADSRLTTQMKSVGEVMAIGRTFQESFQKALRGLEVGVDGLDEVSTDLDDIINEINEPGPDRIWYLADAFRMGMGLDEVYSETKIDPWFLEQIEELITIESELKRRKVDSLSAAELRFVKQKGFSDRRLAKLLGVDASSVRAARHRLKVVPVYKRVDTCAAEFSTNTAYMYSTYEAEHGECESRPTDKQKIMVLGGGPNRIGQGIEFDYCCVHAALAMRDDGYETIMVNCNPETVSTDYDTSDRLYFEPLTLEDVLEIVAKEKPKGVIVQYGGQTPLKLALDLERNGVPIIGTSPDMIDAAEDRERFQKLLHDLGLRQPPNRTARTEDEALKLAEEIGYPLVVRPSYVLGGRAMEIVHDGRDLERYMREAVKVSHDSPVLLDRFLNDAIECDVDCISDGGKVFIGGVMEHIEQAGVHSGDSACSLPPYSLSDATVDEIKRQTAAMAKGLNVVGLMNVQFAIQNVDGKDLIYVLEVNPRASRTVPFVSKATGLQLAKIAARCMVGQTLDKQGIQSEVKPPYFSVKEAVFPFNKFPGIDPILGPEMRSTGEVMGVGKTFGEALFKSQLGAFIKLPKSGTVLLTVKDSDKPKAVEVAKLLHQLGFPMVATKGTAAAIEAAGLPVKQVNKVKDGRPHIVDFIKNGEISLVFTTVDETRTAIADSRSIRTSAQANGVTYYTTISAARAVMDGLLASQNGNKDSLEVYSLQNLHGTLI is encoded by the coding sequence ATGCCTAAGCGTAGCGACATTAAGAGCATTTTGATTATTGGTGCTGGTCCGATTGTGATTGGTCAAGCATGTGAATTTGACTATTCAGGTGCACAAGCCTGTAAAGCATTGCGTGACGAAGGTTACAAAGTCATTTTAGTGAACAGCAATCCTGCAACTATCATGACGGACCCTGAGATGGCGGATGTAACTTATATTGAGCCAATTACTTGGGAGGTGGTCGAGCGCATTATTGCGACTGAAAAACCAGATGCCATTTTGCCAACGATGGGCGGGCAGACTGCCTTGAATTGCGCGCTTGATTTACATCGCAATGGCGTGCTGAAGAAATACGGCTGTGAATTAATTGGTGCCTCTCCTGAAGCCATCGATAAAGCTGAAGATCGTCAAAAGTTTAAAGATGCTATGACCAAGATTGGTCTTGGTTCTGCAAAATCAGGCATTGCGCACTCTATGGAAGAGGCGCATGAAGTGCAACAACGTATTCAGCGCGAAACAGGTAGCTCAGGATTCCCTGTGGTTATTCGTCCTTCATTCACCATGGGTGGCTCAGGCGGCGGGATTGCTTATAACCGCGAGGAATTTGAAGAGATTTGCAAACGCGGACTTGATCTATCTCCAACGCATGAGCTCTTAATTGAAGAGTCGCTTTTGGGTTGGAAAGAATTCGAAATGGAGGTGGTGCGTGATCGTAACGATAACTGCATCATTGTTTGCTCCATTGAAAACTTGGATCCGATGGGTGTTCATACTGGTGACTCGATTACAGTTGCACCTGCACAAACCTTGACGGACAAAGAGTATCAATTGATGCGGAATGCATCGATAGCTGTTTTACGTGAGATTGGCGTTGATACAGGTGGCTCTAACGTTCAGTTCTCAATCAACCCGGTTGACGGTCGCATGATTGTGATCGAGATGAATCCCCGCGTATCACGTTCATCTGCGCTGGCATCAAAAGCTACCGGTTTCCCAATTGCAAAGATTGCTGCCAAGCTTGCTGTTGGCTACACTCTCGATGAATTAAAGAACGATATTACTGGTGGTGCAACGCCCGCATCCTTTGAACCATCGATTGACTATGTTGTCACCAAGATTCCCCGTTTTGCATTTGAAAAGTTCCCACAGGCTGATTCACGCTTAACTACACAGATGAAGTCTGTTGGTGAGGTAATGGCTATTGGCCGAACATTTCAAGAATCCTTCCAGAAGGCTTTGCGTGGACTTGAGGTTGGCGTTGACGGTCTCGATGAAGTTTCTACAGATCTTGATGACATTATTAATGAGATCAATGAGCCAGGCCCTGATCGCATCTGGTATCTCGCGGACGCATTCCGCATGGGAATGGGTTTAGATGAGGTCTATAGCGAAACCAAAATTGATCCTTGGTTCCTCGAGCAGATTGAAGAGCTCATTACCATCGAATCTGAACTGAAGCGGCGTAAAGTAGATAGCCTGTCTGCGGCAGAGCTGCGCTTTGTAAAGCAAAAGGGATTCTCAGATAGACGCCTTGCTAAATTACTTGGCGTTGATGCATCTTCTGTGCGTGCTGCGCGTCACCGCCTTAAGGTAGTGCCCGTTTATAAGCGCGTTGATACTTGCGCGGCGGAATTCTCAACCAATACAGCTTACATGTATTCAACATATGAAGCTGAGCATGGTGAATGTGAATCTCGTCCTACTGATAAGCAAAAAATCATGGTCTTAGGTGGCGGTCCCAACCGAATTGGTCAGGGTATTGAGTTTGACTATTGCTGTGTTCATGCAGCTTTGGCAATGCGCGATGATGGTTATGAAACCATCATGGTTAACTGCAACCCAGAGACTGTCTCTACAGACTATGACACTTCTGATCGTCTGTATTTCGAGCCCTTAACCTTGGAAGATGTTTTAGAAATCGTTGCCAAAGAAAAGCCAAAGGGCGTAATTGTTCAATACGGCGGTCAAACTCCATTGAAACTCGCTTTGGATCTTGAGCGTAATGGTGTTCCAATCATCGGGACCTCGCCTGACATGATTGATGCCGCAGAAGACCGTGAGCGCTTCCAGAAGCTGTTGCATGATTTGGGTTTGCGTCAACCTCCAAATCGTACAGCACGCACTGAAGATGAGGCTTTAAAGCTTGCTGAGGAGATTGGGTATCCATTGGTAGTTCGCCCATCCTATGTCCTTGGGGGACGCGCCATGGAAATTGTTCATGATGGTCGAGATTTAGAGCGTTATATGCGCGAGGCTGTAAAAGTTTCTCATGACTCTCCAGTGTTGCTAGATCGCTTTTTAAATGATGCGATTGAGTGCGATGTCGACTGCATTAGTGATGGTGGTAAGGTCTTCATCGGTGGGGTCATGGAGCATATTGAACAAGCTGGCGTTCACTCTGGCGACTCTGCATGTTCTCTTCCTCCGTATTCTTTATCGGATGCCACTGTTGATGAGATTAAGCGTCAGACAGCAGCAATGGCTAAAGGTCTCAATGTTGTTGGATTAATGAATGTACAGTTCGCAATTCAGAATGTCGACGGCAAAGACCTTATTTATGTTCTCGAGGTAAATCCACGAGCATCACGTACTGTTCCATTTGTGTCTAAAGCAACCGGTTTGCAATTAGCTAAAATCGCAGCACGTTGCATGGTGGGTCAGACTTTAGATAAACAGGGTATTCAATCTGAAGTGAAGCCTCCATACTTCTCAGTCAAAGAAGCGGTATTCCCCTTCAATAAGTTCCCTGGTATTGATCCAATACTTGGACCAGAGATGCGTTCTACTGGTGAAGTAATGGGCGTGGGCAAAACTTTTGGCGAAGCATTATTTAAGTCTCAGTTAGGCGCATTCATTAAATTGCCCAAGAGCGGTACCGTGCTACTCACTGTAAAAGATAGTGATAAACCGAAAGCAGTTGAGGTTGCCAAGCTCTTGCATCAATTAGGATTCCCAATGGTGGCGACAAAAGGTACAGCTGCGGCTATTGAAGCTGCCGGTTTACCTGTGAAACAAGTAAACAAAGTAAAAGATGGCCGTCCTCACATTGTGGATTTCATTAAGAATGGTGAGATTTCTTTAGTATTTACCACCGTTGATGAAACCCGTACTGCGATTGCAGACTCACGTTCAATTCGTACCAGTGCGCAAGCAAATGGCGTAACCTATTACACAACCATTAGCGCAGCTAGGGCTGTAATGGATGGATTGCTGGCTTCGCAGAATGGCAACAAGGACTCTTTAGAGGTTTATTCTCTTCAGAATTTACATGGAACGCTTATTTAA
- the greA gene encoding transcription elongation factor GreA, whose protein sequence is MSTIPITKRGAELLKEELHHLKHVERPAVINAIAEARAQGDLSENAEYDAAKEKQGFIEGRIQELEGKLSAAQIIDPAALDVSGRVVFGATVDLEDLEDGTKFTYQIVGDDEADIAANKISISSPIARALISKEEGDVVAVQAPGGNREVEILAVKYI, encoded by the coding sequence ATGAGCACAATTCCAATTACTAAACGTGGTGCTGAACTCCTAAAAGAAGAGTTGCACCATCTTAAGCATGTAGAGCGTCCTGCTGTTATTAACGCCATCGCAGAAGCTCGCGCTCAGGGAGATCTCTCGGAGAATGCCGAGTATGACGCTGCCAAAGAAAAACAGGGATTCATTGAAGGGCGTATTCAGGAGCTTGAAGGCAAATTATCGGCCGCTCAAATTATTGATCCAGCTGCGCTGGATGTATCTGGACGGGTTGTTTTTGGAGCAACTGTAGATCTTGAGGATCTTGAGGATGGCACTAAATTTACCTATCAAATTGTTGGTGACGATGAGGCTGATATTGCTGCAAATAAGATCTCAATTAGCTCACCAATTGCCCGCGCTTTAATTAGCAAGGAAGAGGGTGATGTTGTAGCGGTTCAGGCGCCCGGCGGTAACCGCGAAGTTGAAATCTTAGCCGTTAAATACATCTAA
- a CDS encoding DUF4149 domain-containing protein: MSHPRIQRLFTVISGLWVGGSIAIGFLVVPVLFSVLGDRQIAGVIAANLFKVNAYISVGVCSLLMLFANHLVTLGNHSYRCIRWILLLMLMCAVATAFIIIPWMNVLRDQAMQLGISVRDTSNAKLFGRLHGVSSVIFMIQSILGIALVWRTTKNVD, from the coding sequence ATGTCACACCCCAGAATCCAGCGATTATTTACGGTAATTTCTGGACTTTGGGTTGGCGGATCCATCGCTATTGGTTTCTTGGTTGTACCCGTTCTGTTTTCAGTGCTTGGTGATCGACAGATTGCGGGTGTCATTGCTGCCAATCTATTCAAGGTAAATGCATACATTAGTGTAGGAGTTTGTAGCCTTCTAATGCTTTTTGCCAATCATCTAGTTACGCTTGGTAACCACTCATATAGATGCATTCGCTGGATTCTATTGTTAATGTTGATGTGTGCTGTGGCTACTGCATTCATCATCATTCCTTGGATGAATGTATTACGTGACCAAGCCATGCAATTGGGTATATCCGTTCGTGATACAAGCAATGCCAAGCTTTTTGGACGGCTGCATGGAGTTTCAAGCGTGATTTTTATGATCCAATCAATCTTGGGAATTGCATTGGTTTGGCGGACAACAAAAAACGTCGATTAG
- a CDS encoding YhbY family RNA-binding protein, with amino-acid sequence MTAITITPAQRKSLKADAHGLNPVVMVGGDGLTPAVIKEAKSAINHHGLIKIRVFGDDREERIAIYEELCDKLDAAPVQHIGKLLVLWKPKDVVDEAYANLGRSSKQTKKSLQAPRTKRQPNRTSSKTGVRTSNSERSDRRSISSKSPFERAAAAKSSSPKKRILRSEAAESKIGWSSPGYRKATPAPAPIKKRKVRMSSNKKKSLGS; translated from the coding sequence ATGACAGCAATTACGATTACCCCAGCACAACGCAAATCTCTTAAAGCAGATGCCCATGGACTAAACCCTGTGGTAATGGTTGGTGGCGATGGATTAACACCAGCCGTAATCAAAGAGGCAAAATCGGCAATTAATCACCACGGATTAATTAAGATCCGCGTGTTTGGCGATGATCGTGAAGAGCGTATTGCGATCTATGAGGAACTGTGCGATAAGCTCGATGCTGCCCCTGTGCAACATATCGGCAAGTTACTAGTTCTCTGGAAACCTAAAGATGTGGTTGACGAAGCTTACGCCAACCTTGGCCGCTCCAGCAAACAGACTAAGAAGTCATTACAGGCTCCGCGCACAAAGCGCCAACCTAATCGTACGAGCTCTAAAACCGGAGTGCGAACCAGTAATTCGGAGAGATCAGATCGTCGCTCGATCTCATCTAAATCCCCATTTGAACGCGCAGCAGCTGCTAAGTCTTCATCACCCAAGAAACGAATATTGCGTTCGGAGGCGGCTGAGTCAAAAATTGGTTGGTCATCTCCAGGTTACCGCAAAGCAACACCTGCACCAGCGCCCATTAAAAAACGTAAGGTGCGTATGAGCAGCAATAAGAAAAAATCACTGGGATCTTAA
- a CDS encoding RlmE family RNA methyltransferase, producing MAKNKFNKSWLQDHLTDPYVKMAQKEGYRARAVYKLSEIDEEDHLIKAGMTVVDLGSAPGSWSQYVRNRLTELGKSNPAIESGKPDGQIIAIDILPMEEIADVNFIQADFREDESLAALEALLPKSASGKVDLVLSDMAPNLSGVGVADAARMAFLAEIALDFAVAHLKPEGALLIKCFNGSGYSQIVESFKKAFKSVSSRKPKASRARSSEIFLLGRNLKPPK from the coding sequence GTGGCAAAGAATAAATTTAATAAAAGCTGGTTACAGGACCATTTAACTGACCCTTATGTGAAGATGGCCCAAAAAGAGGGTTATCGTGCTCGAGCAGTCTATAAGCTAAGCGAGATTGATGAGGAAGATCATCTCATTAAAGCTGGTATGACAGTTGTGGATCTGGGTAGCGCTCCTGGTAGTTGGTCTCAATATGTGCGCAACCGTTTAACAGAACTAGGCAAGAGCAATCCTGCAATTGAATCTGGAAAGCCTGATGGTCAGATCATTGCAATTGATATTCTGCCTATGGAAGAGATTGCTGATGTGAATTTCATACAGGCGGATTTCCGCGAAGATGAAAGTCTAGCCGCACTTGAGGCATTGCTGCCCAAATCGGCCAGTGGCAAAGTTGATTTAGTCTTGTCTGATATGGCTCCTAACTTATCTGGCGTAGGGGTGGCAGATGCAGCAAGAATGGCTTTCTTGGCAGAAATTGCCCTAGATTTTGCTGTTGCACATCTAAAGCCTGAGGGTGCCTTATTAATTAAATGTTTTAACGGAAGTGGTTATAGCCAAATTGTGGAGTCCTTCAAAAAGGCATTCAAGTCAGTATCCTCACGAAAGCCAAAGGCCTCTAGAGCTCGATCTTCGGAAATTTTCCTTTTAGGTCGAAACCTAAAACCACCGAAATAA
- the ftsH gene encoding ATP-dependent zinc metalloprotease FtsH, which translates to MNSNMFQKIGVWLIVGLVLFTVFKQFDKPKDQNQVTYSQFMDDAKAGKVKRVDVQGRTLQVTPADGNKYSIISPGDIWMVGDLMKYGVQVTGKAEDEPNMLVSALYYLGPTLLIIGFWFFMMRQMQGGGKGGAFSFGKSKARLIDENSNTVTFADVAGCDEAKEEVFELVDFLKDPQKFQKLGGRIPHGVLLVGPPGTGKTLLARAIAGEAKVPFFSISGSDFVEMFVGVGASRVRDMFENAKKNSPCIIFIDEIDAVGRHRGAGMGGGNDEREQTLNQMLVEMDGFESNSGVIVVAATNRSDVLDRALLRPGRFDRQVHVGLPDIRGREQILQVHMRKVPIDPDVNAAVLARGTPGFSGADLANLVNEAALFAARRNKRSVDMKDFEDAKDKIYMGPERKSAVMREEERRNTAYHESGHAVVAKVLPKADPVHKVTIMPRGMALGVTWQLPEHDRVNLYKDRMLEELAILFGGRAAEEVFLNSMSTGASNDFERATKMARDMVTRYGMSDSLGTMVYVDTESESIFGRNSTKTVSELTQQKVDAEIRTLIDSQYALAKSILEQNRDKVEAMVAALLEWETIDAEQITDIMEGRPPRAPKPPPATQFGNSAGAAGPAAGSAPATA; encoded by the coding sequence TTGAACAGCAATATGTTTCAAAAAATCGGTGTGTGGCTCATTGTGGGCTTGGTCTTATTTACTGTTTTTAAACAGTTTGATAAACCCAAGGACCAAAATCAAGTCACGTATTCTCAATTTATGGATGATGCCAAGGCGGGCAAAGTAAAGCGCGTCGATGTACAGGGCCGCACATTGCAAGTGACTCCGGCTGATGGCAATAAGTACTCGATTATCTCCCCGGGTGATATCTGGATGGTTGGCGATTTGATGAAGTACGGCGTCCAGGTTACAGGCAAAGCGGAAGATGAGCCCAATATGCTGGTCTCTGCTTTGTATTACCTTGGGCCAACACTGCTGATTATTGGCTTTTGGTTTTTCATGATGCGCCAGATGCAGGGCGGCGGTAAGGGTGGAGCATTTTCTTTTGGCAAGTCAAAAGCGCGTTTGATTGATGAAAATAGTAATACTGTCACGTTTGCGGATGTTGCAGGCTGCGATGAAGCTAAAGAAGAAGTATTTGAGTTGGTTGATTTCTTAAAAGACCCACAAAAATTTCAGAAGCTTGGCGGACGTATTCCGCATGGCGTACTCCTTGTGGGGCCTCCAGGCACTGGTAAAACTCTTTTGGCTCGTGCGATTGCGGGCGAAGCAAAAGTTCCATTCTTTTCGATCTCTGGCTCGGACTTCGTAGAAATGTTCGTAGGTGTCGGTGCATCTCGCGTGCGTGATATGTTTGAAAACGCCAAGAAAAATTCACCTTGCATCATCTTCATAGACGAGATTGACGCAGTTGGTCGTCATCGTGGCGCTGGTATGGGCGGTGGTAATGATGAGCGGGAACAAACTCTCAACCAAATGTTGGTTGAGATGGATGGTTTCGAAAGTAATAGTGGCGTTATTGTTGTTGCTGCAACTAACCGTTCAGATGTTTTGGATAGGGCTTTGTTACGTCCAGGCCGCTTTGATAGACAGGTTCATGTTGGCTTGCCTGATATTCGAGGTCGTGAACAAATTCTTCAAGTGCATATGCGTAAGGTTCCAATCGATCCTGATGTTAATGCTGCAGTTTTGGCACGTGGCACACCAGGATTTTCTGGCGCCGACTTAGCCAATCTTGTTAATGAAGCTGCCTTATTTGCTGCACGTCGCAACAAGCGCTCTGTCGACATGAAGGACTTTGAGGATGCCAAAGATAAGATTTATATGGGTCCTGAGCGCAAGTCTGCAGTAATGCGTGAAGAAGAACGTCGAAATACGGCCTATCACGAGTCAGGTCACGCTGTTGTTGCTAAGGTTCTGCCAAAAGCTGATCCTGTTCATAAAGTGACCATCATGCCTCGTGGCATGGCGCTTGGTGTGACTTGGCAATTGCCTGAGCATGATCGCGTAAATCTGTATAAAGATCGCATGTTGGAAGAATTGGCGATTCTTTTTGGCGGTCGTGCTGCCGAAGAGGTTTTTCTCAATTCAATGAGCACCGGAGCTTCGAATGACTTTGAACGCGCTACCAAAATGGCACGCGATATGGTTACTCGCTATGGCATGAGCGATAGCCTTGGCACCATGGTTTATGTTGACACCGAATCAGAAAGTATTTTTGGTCGCAACAGCACCAAGACAGTTTCTGAGCTAACTCAGCAGAAGGTGGATGCAGAAATTCGCACATTAATTGATAGTCAGTATGCTTTGGCCAAATCTATCCTAGAGCAGAATCGCGACAAGGTAGAAGCAATGGTGGCGGCCCTACTTGAGTGGGAAACAATTGATGCTGAGCAGATCACTGACATCATGGAAGGTCGTCCACCTAGAGCACCCAAACCACCTCCAGCTACTCAATTCGGCAATTCTGCTGGAGCAGCTGGTCCTGCAGCCGGAAGCGCCCCAGCAACAGCTTAA